The following proteins are encoded in a genomic region of Cryptomeria japonica chromosome 11, Sugi_1.0, whole genome shotgun sequence:
- the LOC131049223 gene encoding uncharacterized protein LOC131049223, with protein MVAEVLSQNFSHLIRNKIISGVKVASTLPPVVMQQFVDDTFLFGQSSVIEAKEWKHLLEDYALASGQLINYNKSKIYFFNTDRNLQNKIIHILGCCAANLPGSYLGLPLTVKEVTPKFWESILERMQKKLAGWSGKTLSGADKLQLLSASLQGVPVYFLSLFKISIAMVEKLEKIQRSFLWTGMEEKARISLVNWELVYKPKYMGGLGIRISDLNKALLTKITWNLVMGNADSCKIMRAKYFNHTPFSSLVSSNDLPSGSKIWSNIVKS; from the coding sequence ATGGTAGCTGAAGTGCTGAGCCAGAACTTCTCCCACTTGATCAGGAACAAAATAATCTCGGGTGTGAAAGTGGCTTCTACCCTTCCCCCAGTGGTTatgcaacaatttgttgatgacactttcCTGTTTGGTCAGTCATCTGTTATTGAAGCTAAGGAATGGAAACACTTGTTGGAGGATTACGCCTTGGCCTCAGGACAACTTATTAACTATAACAAGagtaaaatttattttttcaacacTGATAGGAATCTCCAAAATAAGATAATCCACATTCTTGGATGTTGTGCTGCTAATCTCCCCGGTTCCTACCTGGGTCTTCCCCTCACGGTTAAGGAGGTCACCCCCAAGTTTTGGGAGTCTATACTGGAAAGGATGCAGAAGAAACTGGCTGGTTGGTCAGGCAAAACTCTAAGCGGTGCTGACAAACTGCAGCTTTTGTCAGCTTCCCTTCAAGGTGTCCCTGTTTATTTCCTATCCTTATTTAAGATCTCCATTGCTATGGTGGAGaaacttgaaaaaatccaaagaagTTTTCTGTGGACGGGTATGGAGGAAAAAGCTAGAATAAGTCTTGTCAACTGGGAGCTGGTGTACAAACCCAAGTACATGGGAGGCCTAGGGATCAGAATTTCAGACTTGAATAAGGCCTTGCTGACTAAAATCACATGGAATCTTGTGATGGGTAATGCTGACTCGTGTAAGATTATGAGGGCTAAGTACTTCAACCACACCCCATTTTCTTCCCTTGTTTCCTCTAATGACCTCCCTTCAGGCTCTAAAATATGGAGCAACATTGTCAAAAGTTAG